A single region of the Idiomarinaceae bacterium HL-53 genome encodes:
- a CDS encoding integrase/recombinase XerC: MLAHAVNTYLDYLEQVRGYAAHSVSSYRRQLTLICEQLQAQGLGDWSELTAAQVERLVLLWRREGTGVSSIQQRLSALRSFCEDLLRLGQLKSNPAKQVRAPKAGKRLPRNLDVDSMMRLLDIPASDPLAVRDRAIFELFYGSGLRLSELASLNLSDIHRDQELRVVGKGSKTRVVPVGRIAYEAIQAWLKCRSEWPGAAGQDALFLSKQQKRLSARSIQQRLRHWAQLQGIPDNVHPHKLRHSFATHVLESSRDLRAVQELLGHANLSTTQIYTQVDFEHLSKVYDDAHPRAKKR, encoded by the coding sequence ATGCTGGCGCACGCTGTGAATACATATCTCGACTACCTAGAGCAGGTGCGAGGGTACGCAGCGCATAGCGTGTCTAGTTATCGACGCCAATTAACCCTCATTTGTGAGCAACTCCAAGCACAAGGGCTTGGCGATTGGTCTGAATTAACGGCTGCACAAGTGGAGCGCCTAGTTCTTTTGTGGCGACGAGAGGGAACAGGTGTTTCCTCTATCCAGCAACGGTTATCGGCCTTGCGCTCCTTTTGCGAAGATTTGCTTCGGCTTGGGCAACTCAAAAGTAATCCTGCAAAGCAAGTGCGGGCGCCGAAAGCAGGCAAACGCTTACCTCGAAACCTTGATGTCGACAGTATGATGCGGTTACTTGATATTCCTGCGAGTGATCCTCTTGCAGTGCGAGATCGTGCTATTTTTGAATTGTTTTATGGGAGTGGCCTGCGGCTCTCAGAACTTGCAAGTTTGAATTTAAGTGACATCCATCGAGATCAAGAATTGCGCGTGGTGGGTAAGGGCAGTAAAACACGCGTCGTTCCAGTGGGGCGTATCGCGTATGAGGCGATCCAAGCTTGGTTAAAGTGCCGCTCAGAATGGCCCGGTGCCGCTGGGCAAGATGCGCTATTCCTCAGTAAACAACAAAAGCGCTTGAGTGCGCGCAGTATACAGCAGCGGCTTCGGCATTGGGCGCAACTACAGGGTATTCCAGACAACGTACATCCGCACAAATTACGGCACAGTTTTGCCACTCATGTATTGGAGTCGAGTCGTGATTTACGCGCTGTCCAAGAATTACTTGGGCATGCCAATTTGAGCACAACGCAAATTTATACACAAGTTGACTTCGAGCACCTCTCTAAGGTTTATGACGACGCTCACCCTCGTGCAAAGAAAAGGTAA
- a CDS encoding chloramphenicol-sensitive protein RarD: MTQDLAARTREGVFFAIAAYTIWGIAPVYFKAVAHVPAMEILAHRVFWAFALVLILIVATKRIARVKAVLKSPKLLMVLGLATFFIAFNWFLFIWAVANNYMLDASLGYFINPLLNVAIGMIFFAERLRKLQLIAVGLAVIGVAVQIITFGSVPWIALALAGSFATYGALRKKIPVDSLTGLWLEVTILLPVMLFYFSMFAQSDASNLMLNTWQLNLLLMMAGVITTVPLLCFTAATQRLRYSTMGFFQYIGPSLMFILATVFYGESLTLDKLITFAVIWSALVIYSIDAVSTHRQTRKAAKALKATTRAESV; this comes from the coding sequence ATGACTCAAGATTTAGCGGCTCGCACACGAGAAGGCGTATTTTTCGCCATTGCTGCCTACACTATTTGGGGTATTGCCCCCGTTTATTTTAAAGCCGTTGCGCACGTACCTGCCATGGAAATTCTTGCACATCGTGTGTTTTGGGCTTTTGCGTTGGTGCTTATACTCATTGTTGCAACGAAACGAATTGCGCGGGTAAAGGCCGTATTGAAATCCCCTAAACTACTCATGGTACTTGGACTAGCAACCTTTTTTATTGCTTTTAACTGGTTTCTCTTTATTTGGGCCGTGGCGAATAACTACATGCTCGATGCAAGCCTTGGGTATTTCATTAATCCGCTACTCAATGTAGCGATTGGCATGATATTTTTTGCCGAACGGCTGCGTAAGTTGCAGCTTATTGCGGTCGGGCTTGCCGTGATCGGTGTCGCTGTCCAAATAATCACCTTTGGCTCTGTTCCGTGGATTGCACTTGCGTTAGCAGGCTCATTCGCCACTTATGGCGCTTTGCGTAAGAAAATTCCGGTGGACTCACTGACTGGGCTCTGGCTTGAAGTGACTATTTTGCTACCCGTCATGTTATTTTACTTCAGCATGTTTGCGCAGAGTGACGCGAGTAATCTGATGCTCAATACGTGGCAATTAAATTTGCTCTTGATGATGGCTGGCGTGATCACGACAGTCCCACTGCTTTGCTTTACCGCAGCGACGCAACGTTTGCGTTACTCAACCATGGGATTCTTTCAGTACATAGGCCCAAGCCTCATGTTTATTTTGGCTACCGTTTTTTATGGGGAATCACTCACGCTCGATAAACTCATTACGTTCGCTGTTATCTGGAGTGCCTTGGTGATTTACTCCATCGACGCAGTAAGCACCCACAGACAGACACGCAAGGCAGCAAAAGCACTGAAGGCAACTACTCGAGCGGAGTCAGTTTAG
- a CDS encoding ATP-dependent DNA helicase UvrD — MDVSHLLDGLNDRQRDAVSADERHMLVLAGAGSGKTRVLVHRIAWLIQVMQYSPMSIMAVTFTNKAAAEMRARVEKLLGRDVRKMWIGTFHGLAHRLLRAHYQDAGLPQNFQILDSDDQIRLLKRTIKALNLDEKQWPAKQASWYINAKKDEGLRPAHIDAFDIAEKTHKEIYTAYQEACDRAGLVDFAELLLRAHELLRDNKYVREHYQRRFRHVLVDEFQDTNQIQYAWVQLLAGAQNYVTIVGDDDQSIYGWRGAQVENLQHFLRDFPAADTIRLEQNYRSTSTILNAANAVIANNAGRLGKELWTDDHEGAPISLYAAFNEQEEARYIVSRIAQWQDQGGALSDVAILYRNNAQSRVLEEGLLYARLPYRIYGGLRFFDRQEIKDALGYLRLISNRNDDAAFERVVNTPTRGVGERTLGLLREAARSLQKPLWNAAKHMISESLLTGRAKSSLSSFIELIELLDEQTRDKSLSSQTDTMLHGSGLLAMYQAEKSDKAETRVDNLKELVSATETFVPTGEEGMTPLAEFLAHAALEAGEEQAEAHQDAVQLMTLHSAKGLEFKLVFMTGMEEGTFPSQQSTAESGRLEEERRLCYVGITRAMEKLVLTYAESRRLYGQVNYHRPSRFLAELPPEGIDEVRVQTRVEMPSSQRGRFHTGASHESFVETGFRLGQRVLHSKFGEGTVLNYEGSGPQSRIQVNFHDVGSKWLVVAYAKLTPLE, encoded by the coding sequence ATGGACGTTTCTCACTTGCTGGATGGCCTCAACGATCGACAACGAGATGCAGTGAGCGCAGATGAGCGCCATATGTTGGTTTTAGCTGGCGCGGGAAGTGGAAAAACACGCGTGTTGGTGCACCGCATTGCGTGGCTGATTCAGGTAATGCAATACTCTCCCATGTCGATCATGGCCGTGACTTTTACGAACAAGGCGGCTGCAGAAATGCGTGCCCGAGTAGAGAAGTTATTGGGGCGAGACGTGCGAAAAATGTGGATTGGCACATTTCATGGTTTAGCACATCGACTTCTGCGAGCTCATTATCAAGACGCAGGTTTGCCGCAAAACTTTCAAATTCTCGACAGTGACGATCAAATTCGCTTACTCAAACGCACTATTAAGGCACTGAACCTAGACGAGAAGCAGTGGCCTGCGAAACAAGCGTCTTGGTATATCAACGCGAAAAAGGATGAAGGCCTACGCCCAGCTCATATTGATGCTTTTGATATTGCCGAGAAAACACATAAAGAGATTTACACCGCATACCAAGAAGCCTGTGACCGAGCTGGGCTCGTTGATTTCGCAGAACTTCTGCTGCGTGCTCATGAATTGTTACGCGACAATAAATATGTGAGAGAGCATTATCAACGTCGCTTTCGGCACGTACTAGTGGACGAGTTTCAAGATACGAACCAAATTCAATATGCATGGGTGCAATTGCTCGCGGGTGCTCAGAATTATGTGACGATTGTGGGTGACGACGATCAATCTATCTATGGCTGGCGCGGCGCTCAAGTCGAGAACTTGCAGCATTTTTTGCGCGACTTTCCTGCGGCAGACACCATTCGGCTCGAACAGAACTACCGCTCCACCAGCACCATATTGAATGCTGCAAACGCGGTGATTGCCAACAATGCGGGTCGATTAGGAAAAGAGTTGTGGACCGATGATCATGAGGGGGCGCCCATTTCTCTCTATGCGGCGTTTAATGAGCAAGAGGAGGCTCGCTACATCGTATCGCGAATTGCGCAATGGCAAGATCAAGGCGGCGCGTTGAGTGATGTCGCGATTCTTTACCGGAATAACGCGCAATCTCGTGTGTTAGAGGAAGGTCTTTTGTATGCACGTTTACCCTATCGCATCTATGGCGGCTTGCGCTTCTTCGACCGTCAGGAAATAAAAGATGCCCTAGGGTACTTGCGGTTAATTTCAAATCGTAATGACGATGCAGCTTTTGAACGCGTGGTAAATACGCCAACGCGTGGAGTCGGAGAGCGTACATTGGGGTTATTACGTGAAGCCGCCAGAAGCCTTCAAAAGCCACTCTGGAATGCTGCAAAGCACATGATAAGTGAGTCTTTACTTACGGGGCGGGCCAAGTCATCTCTTTCCTCTTTTATTGAGCTTATCGAATTGCTCGATGAGCAAACGCGTGACAAATCCCTTTCTAGCCAAACCGATACAATGCTTCATGGAAGCGGTTTGCTGGCAATGTATCAGGCTGAAAAGAGCGATAAGGCAGAGACACGGGTCGATAACCTCAAAGAACTCGTGAGTGCGACAGAAACCTTTGTCCCCACCGGAGAGGAGGGCATGACGCCGTTAGCTGAGTTTCTTGCGCATGCTGCATTAGAGGCCGGTGAGGAACAAGCTGAAGCTCACCAAGATGCCGTGCAGCTGATGACGTTGCATAGTGCGAAGGGCCTCGAATTCAAATTGGTATTTATGACAGGAATGGAAGAAGGCACCTTCCCTTCGCAACAATCAACAGCGGAGTCTGGACGTTTAGAGGAAGAGCGCAGGCTTTGTTATGTTGGCATTACCCGAGCAATGGAAAAGTTGGTACTTACTTATGCGGAAAGTCGACGCTTATATGGACAAGTAAATTACCATCGGCCGAGTCGTTTCCTAGCTGAATTGCCGCCCGAGGGTATTGATGAAGTTCGAGTGCAAACGAGAGTAGAAATGCCATCTTCACAGCGAGGGCGTTTTCATACCGGAGCCTCGCATGAAAGTTTTGTGGAAACGGGTTTTCGTTTAGGGCAACGCGTACTGCATAGCAAGTTCGGTGAAGGCACGGTGCTTAACTACGAGGGCTCAGGCCCGCAAAGTCGAATTCAAGTAAATTTCCACGACGTCGGCAGCAAATGGCTGGTGGTAGCGTATGCTAAACTGACTCCGCTCGAGTAG
- a CDS encoding conserved protein HemX — MSQGVLLVRAESENQPLALMLGERGFNVFSHSLVDIEAVPHDENELNELASAHWHGIIVVSPNATRFFQRALKAHTLTWPRAQKHYFTVGPGTAKALQAEIKEAITWPAANYDSEALLALSDLQQVQDEKWLIITGKNGRRQVESTLRERGAKVSVIEIYQRVPKSTADALLTSDTTTQVQRVVVTSREQAQLLCSMLNDEGLSEWARNCHWVVPSDRVAQVLEACDIATSQIHFAASAMPEDLVAALTRIKSTMKTEENKPAPDAEPLNKREFKEPKSKSGRAWAVLMFVLLTLCVVTLAFGGWWLWQQQDAIQAKNNEEIAQVRATLNAAQQRDAEFERRLQARLENRMLEEVEQAETEQQTQFSSLRERQEAQTARIREQMAQQDRELARLSQRLRETEARNSHQWLAHEAYERVTSATQRLAIDGSPAAALQLLQQAEELLSEQPERFQTIRMQLQSDISFIASLPELDLSGTIVTLQSLQQQIPTLSIRSTDTSGDEEQGAEVSTEASDWRDNLSKVWEAFSRDLIRIQKTADLPLRLDQEQRLSLNSRLEMQLQLAQQAVIRADQELFTIALTESYRLINEFFDTQQADVQNVLRILSSLQEVSIRTNYPTSLISRAMLREYISALETAPIRTEE; from the coding sequence ATGAGCCAAGGTGTGTTACTGGTTCGAGCTGAATCAGAAAACCAACCACTCGCTCTCATGCTTGGAGAGCGAGGTTTCAATGTGTTTTCTCACAGCTTGGTCGACATTGAGGCGGTTCCACACGACGAAAATGAGTTGAACGAGCTCGCGTCGGCTCATTGGCATGGCATTATTGTAGTAAGTCCAAACGCGACGCGATTCTTTCAAAGAGCACTGAAAGCTCATACGCTTACTTGGCCTCGCGCACAGAAACACTATTTCACGGTTGGCCCAGGTACAGCAAAAGCCTTGCAGGCCGAAATAAAAGAGGCCATTACTTGGCCTGCGGCGAATTATGACAGTGAAGCACTTTTAGCCTTGTCAGATTTACAACAAGTACAAGATGAAAAATGGCTCATCATTACGGGGAAGAACGGCAGAAGACAAGTTGAGTCTACGCTACGTGAGCGTGGTGCAAAAGTTTCAGTGATTGAAATTTATCAACGTGTGCCGAAATCAACAGCGGATGCTTTACTAACATCTGATACAACCACGCAAGTTCAACGAGTGGTGGTAACGAGCCGAGAGCAAGCGCAACTTTTATGTTCTATGCTCAACGATGAAGGCTTGAGCGAGTGGGCGAGAAACTGCCACTGGGTGGTTCCGAGCGATCGAGTGGCGCAAGTTCTTGAAGCATGCGACATTGCAACATCACAGATTCATTTCGCCGCAAGCGCCATGCCTGAAGATTTGGTCGCTGCATTGACGAGAATTAAGTCGACTATGAAAACAGAAGAAAACAAACCCGCACCCGACGCAGAGCCTTTAAATAAGCGTGAATTCAAAGAGCCGAAGTCAAAGTCGGGACGCGCATGGGCCGTACTCATGTTCGTTCTTCTCACCCTATGTGTTGTAACACTTGCCTTCGGAGGCTGGTGGCTTTGGCAGCAACAAGACGCGATTCAAGCAAAAAATAATGAAGAAATTGCGCAAGTACGGGCGACTTTAAATGCGGCACAGCAAAGGGACGCCGAATTTGAGCGCCGGTTGCAGGCTCGCCTAGAAAATAGAATGCTTGAGGAAGTTGAGCAGGCCGAAACCGAGCAACAAACTCAGTTCAGTAGTTTACGGGAGCGCCAAGAAGCACAAACAGCCCGCATTAGAGAGCAAATGGCGCAACAAGATCGTGAACTTGCGCGGCTCAGCCAGCGTTTGCGTGAAACCGAAGCACGTAATTCGCATCAGTGGCTTGCACATGAGGCCTATGAGCGTGTCACTTCTGCCACTCAGCGATTAGCCATTGACGGCTCACCTGCGGCTGCATTGCAACTCCTTCAGCAGGCTGAAGAACTACTGAGTGAACAACCAGAACGATTCCAAACAATTCGTATGCAATTGCAGTCTGATATCTCTTTCATAGCGAGCCTACCCGAGCTCGATCTGTCAGGAACGATTGTGACTTTGCAAAGCTTGCAACAGCAGATTCCAACGTTGTCGATTCGATCGACCGATACTTCGGGCGATGAGGAGCAAGGAGCCGAGGTTAGCACCGAGGCGAGCGATTGGCGCGATAACCTGAGCAAGGTTTGGGAAGCGTTTAGTCGAGATTTGATCCGGATTCAGAAAACGGCGGATCTTCCACTTCGACTCGATCAAGAACAGCGTCTGAGCTTAAATAGCCGTTTAGAAATGCAACTGCAACTCGCACAACAAGCCGTCATTCGCGCTGATCAAGAGCTTTTCACGATTGCTCTCACCGAAAGTTATCGGTTAATCAATGAGTTTTTCGACACGCAACAGGCCGACGTTCAGAATGTGCTACGAATTCTGTCATCTCTACAAGAAGTCTCTATTCGTACGAACTATCCCACCTCATTGATATCGAGAGCGATGCTGCGAGAATATATCAGCGCATTAGAAACCGCTCCCATTAGAACTGAGGAGTAA
- a CDS encoding hydroxymethylbilane synthase: protein MTPTKTIRIATRKSALALWQAEHIKRELERLHTGLQVELVPMSTRGDVILDTPLAKIGGKGLFVKELEAAMLEGRADIAVHSMKDVPVDFPAGLELHTICKREDPRDAFVSNHYKALADLPAGSIVGTCSLRRRCQIAARYPELEIRDLRGNVQTRLRKLDEGEFDAIVLAASGLKRLELHDRITSFLEVEDSLPANGQGALGIECRSDDALVKQLLAPLSDPESTACVLAERAMNRTLQGGCQVPIGAFAHLEGEELWLRGLVGNPNGAEIVRAELRGSVQDAEQIGVEVANALLAQGAGDILDAVYRAGA, encoded by the coding sequence ATGACCCCAACTAAAACGATTCGTATTGCAACGCGCAAAAGCGCACTCGCTCTGTGGCAAGCAGAACATATCAAAAGGGAACTCGAGCGATTACATACGGGCTTGCAAGTAGAGCTCGTGCCGATGAGCACGCGGGGAGATGTGATTCTAGACACGCCGCTCGCTAAAATTGGTGGTAAAGGCCTGTTTGTAAAAGAGTTAGAGGCCGCTATGCTCGAAGGGCGTGCCGACATTGCAGTGCATTCAATGAAAGATGTACCGGTCGATTTCCCTGCGGGTTTAGAGCTCCATACCATCTGCAAGCGAGAAGATCCTCGAGACGCCTTTGTTTCAAACCATTATAAAGCACTCGCAGATTTGCCGGCTGGCTCGATTGTTGGCACTTGCAGCTTACGTAGGCGCTGCCAAATCGCCGCAAGGTATCCTGAACTTGAAATTCGAGATCTCAGAGGAAACGTGCAAACTCGTTTACGCAAGCTCGACGAAGGTGAGTTCGACGCGATTGTGTTAGCTGCTTCAGGCTTAAAACGCCTCGAGCTGCATGACCGAATCACGTCGTTTTTAGAGGTAGAGGATTCGTTACCCGCCAATGGACAAGGCGCTTTGGGTATTGAATGCCGCAGTGATGATGCGCTCGTTAAACAGTTGCTGGCCCCATTGAGCGATCCCGAATCAACCGCCTGTGTACTTGCAGAACGGGCGATGAATAGAACCTTACAAGGCGGCTGCCAAGTGCCAATCGGCGCATTCGCTCATTTAGAAGGCGAAGAGCTCTGGTTACGCGGGTTAGTAGGCAACCCAAATGGCGCTGAAATTGTACGAGCCGAACTGAGAGGCTCAGTGCAGGACGCAGAACAAATTGGTGTGGAAGTTGCGAACGCATTGCTCGCACAAGGAGCTGGTGACATTCTCGACGCCGTTTATCGAGCAGGAGCATAA
- a CDS encoding diaminopimelate epimerase, whose protein sequence is MQLYFSKMHGLGNDFMVVDALTQNVYISPEQIRHLADRNRGVGFDQLLMVEPPYDPDVDFHYRIFNADGNEVEQCGNGARCFGRFVRMKGLTNKSEIVVSTKGGNIKVKLEQDGSVSVNMGRPKLAPQEVPFKANKEEITYILRAEEQTFLCGALSMGNPHCVMLVDNVDTASVDEIGRLLTQHERFPEGANVGFLEVMNANEARLRVFERGVGETQACGTGACAAAVWGILQEKLISPATIQLPGGYLVIEWEPGEVVWMRGPAEHVYDGQLLL, encoded by the coding sequence ATGCAATTGTACTTTTCTAAAATGCATGGTTTGGGTAACGACTTTATGGTGGTGGATGCCCTCACGCAAAATGTATATATCAGCCCCGAGCAAATTCGGCACTTGGCCGATCGCAACAGAGGTGTCGGTTTTGACCAATTACTGATGGTCGAACCTCCATATGATCCCGACGTTGATTTTCATTATCGAATTTTCAATGCCGATGGTAATGAAGTTGAGCAATGCGGAAATGGAGCACGTTGTTTTGGTCGCTTTGTACGCATGAAGGGCCTTACAAATAAGAGTGAAATAGTCGTTTCTACAAAGGGCGGCAATATTAAAGTGAAGCTCGAGCAAGACGGTTCTGTGAGCGTAAATATGGGGAGACCTAAGCTGGCGCCGCAAGAGGTTCCCTTTAAGGCAAATAAAGAAGAAATTACCTATATTTTGCGCGCAGAGGAGCAAACTTTCTTATGCGGAGCGTTGAGTATGGGTAATCCGCATTGTGTCATGCTCGTCGACAATGTGGACACCGCTAGCGTAGATGAAATTGGTCGTTTACTGACGCAGCATGAAAGGTTCCCCGAGGGCGCAAATGTCGGGTTTTTGGAAGTAATGAACGCGAATGAAGCACGTTTGCGTGTATTTGAGCGTGGGGTAGGAGAAACTCAAGCGTGCGGCACGGGGGCTTGTGCCGCGGCCGTTTGGGGTATATTACAAGAGAAATTAATTTCGCCTGCAACAATTCAGTTGCCCGGTGGATACCTCGTGATAGAGTGGGAACCGGGTGAAGTAGTTTGGATGCGTGGCCCTGCAGAACATGTTTATGACGGACAATTATTATTATGA
- a CDS encoding heme biosynthesis-associated TPR protein, with the protein MRKSFLLIVILLLGLLIAPVWSGHTGYLLIEAFGYTIETSVVVASVCLVLLWAAILLVWTLITRLFAGQLWTRRWLQGRREKRAVTQLRLALNAWFNRDYKAAAELADQSKLDHPDPQLAFALAAAAYGESGNLDAQRRMLTEARIAGFDDENLEILQLLNTQDAEEALTLARTLTTRKKLNPALWRAIAEQLTRFAHWNTLRDLLPRIEASHALLESRLHKIKRLCYQAYFKHTSDSEKLLELWKRLDRKARRNAAIRIAYVEVLVSKGLYQIASKVTSKGLARNCLNLHEVLLLSPEQWAHDESLHDWAASALKQHPKNPDILQLYAATRFIQKEYGLAEKALREALAARPEQSSFRLLGETLLAANQPQGALEAFRKASGTR; encoded by the coding sequence GTGCGCAAAAGCTTCCTACTCATTGTTATTTTGCTGCTCGGACTTCTGATTGCCCCCGTATGGAGTGGCCATACCGGCTATCTTTTAATTGAAGCCTTTGGTTACACCATAGAGACCAGTGTCGTGGTTGCGAGCGTATGTCTAGTGCTTCTTTGGGCAGCTATTTTGCTGGTTTGGACCTTAATTACCAGATTATTTGCAGGCCAATTGTGGACGCGTCGTTGGTTGCAAGGTAGACGTGAGAAACGAGCCGTTACCCAGCTCCGTTTAGCACTCAATGCATGGTTCAACCGGGACTATAAAGCCGCCGCAGAATTAGCAGATCAAAGCAAACTCGATCATCCCGACCCGCAGCTCGCATTTGCTTTAGCGGCGGCTGCTTATGGAGAAAGTGGGAACCTCGATGCGCAGCGCCGAATGCTCACAGAAGCAAGAATTGCCGGCTTTGATGATGAAAACCTAGAAATTCTGCAGCTGCTAAACACGCAAGATGCAGAAGAGGCACTAACTTTAGCGCGCACACTCACGACTCGTAAGAAGCTGAACCCCGCACTCTGGCGCGCGATTGCCGAACAACTCACACGCTTTGCTCATTGGAATACGTTGCGCGATTTACTGCCGAGAATTGAAGCGAGCCATGCACTTTTAGAGAGCCGGCTCCACAAAATTAAGCGGCTTTGTTACCAAGCTTATTTCAAACATACCTCCGACAGTGAGAAACTGTTGGAGCTTTGGAAACGGCTCGATCGCAAAGCCCGACGCAACGCCGCGATTCGAATTGCTTATGTTGAAGTTCTAGTGAGTAAAGGCCTGTATCAAATAGCTTCGAAAGTAACGAGCAAAGGGCTGGCGAGAAATTGCTTAAATCTTCATGAGGTACTTCTCCTCTCACCGGAACAGTGGGCACACGACGAGTCGTTGCACGACTGGGCGGCGAGCGCATTGAAACAACACCCTAAGAATCCCGATATTTTGCAACTTTATGCCGCCACAAGGTTCATACAGAAAGAATATGGGCTAGCGGAAAAAGCATTACGTGAAGCACTGGCGGCACGCCCAGAACAGTCGAGCTTTCGACTACTTGGAGAAACGTTGCTGGCTGCCAACCAGCCACAAGGTGCCTTGGAAGCATTCCGAAAAGCCAGCGGCACACGTTAA
- a CDS encoding diaminopimelate decarboxylase, whose product MSGFYFQQEQLFAEQVPTLQLSAKYGTPLYVYSRAVIERNWRAFTEHLPAPHRAHFAVKANSNLAVLQVLAKLGAGFDVVSGGEIARVIKAGGQASRIVFSGVAKSDSEIREALTLGVGQFNVESKAELEQISRIATSMGKVAPISLRVNPDVDAKTHPYIATGLEKNKFGIPMAEAVATYQYAADLTGLEITGVDCHIGSQLTELKPFLDAMDRMLALVEELKAVGIEVHHLDMGGGLGVRYENETPPPVGDYLQGMLEKLKAYPNLALFLEPGRAIVANAGILLTQVTSIKASAKKHFIIVDAGMNDLLRPSLYQAWHRIENVAPAQAPVVHGDIVGPVCETGDFLGQDREILAKPGDVLAVHNAGAYGFVMSSNYNSRPRPPEVMVDGETSYLIRARETREDLWKTESLLP is encoded by the coding sequence ATGTCAGGCTTTTATTTCCAGCAAGAACAGTTGTTTGCTGAACAAGTGCCAACATTGCAGCTCAGCGCAAAATATGGCACGCCGCTTTACGTTTATTCACGCGCAGTGATAGAGCGCAATTGGCGTGCATTCACCGAGCATTTGCCGGCCCCTCATCGTGCGCATTTTGCGGTGAAGGCCAACAGTAATCTTGCCGTGTTACAAGTGCTCGCAAAATTAGGTGCTGGTTTCGATGTGGTTTCAGGTGGTGAAATTGCACGTGTCATCAAAGCAGGAGGGCAAGCCTCTCGAATTGTATTTTCTGGCGTTGCGAAGAGTGACAGTGAGATTCGAGAAGCACTGACGCTAGGCGTAGGGCAGTTCAATGTGGAAAGTAAAGCTGAGCTCGAACAAATAAGTCGAATCGCGACCTCAATGGGAAAGGTTGCCCCTATTTCGTTGCGCGTGAATCCAGACGTGGACGCGAAAACACATCCATACATAGCGACAGGTTTGGAAAAAAACAAATTTGGTATTCCTATGGCTGAAGCGGTGGCAACGTATCAATACGCTGCCGATTTAACGGGACTAGAGATTACTGGGGTAGACTGCCACATTGGCTCGCAGCTTACCGAGCTGAAGCCATTTCTCGATGCGATGGACCGAATGCTTGCGCTAGTAGAAGAACTAAAAGCAGTGGGTATTGAAGTACATCATCTTGATATGGGAGGTGGGCTCGGTGTGCGCTACGAGAATGAGACACCGCCGCCGGTTGGCGACTATTTACAAGGCATGTTAGAGAAACTCAAGGCTTACCCTAACCTCGCACTTTTCCTAGAGCCGGGGAGAGCTATTGTTGCCAATGCGGGCATCCTGCTAACTCAAGTAACCTCGATTAAAGCAAGTGCGAAGAAGCATTTTATTATAGTCGACGCGGGTATGAATGACTTGTTGCGACCATCGCTCTACCAAGCTTGGCACCGAATTGAGAATGTTGCGCCTGCTCAGGCGCCCGTGGTTCATGGTGATATTGTGGGGCCGGTGTGTGAAACAGGTGACTTTTTAGGACAAGATAGAGAAATCCTAGCAAAACCGGGCGACGTTCTCGCGGTGCACAATGCGGGCGCTTATGGTTTTGTCATGAGTTCAAATTATAACTCGCGGCCAAGGCCTCCAGAAGTGATGGTCGATGGTGAAACCTCATACCTTATTCGGGCGCGAGAAACGCGTGAAGATTTATGGAAAACAGAATCACTGCTTCCTTAA
- a CDS encoding putative hydrolase of the HAD superfamily: MQYHRRIEPIHAISFDLDDTLYENIPVMQRAEQHVADFIAKEWPQTASFDRAAWRQLRDQVAASDPVLASDMTALRLATLEQGMSRFGVDDVKVAAQAAMDEFLVARNQVEIAPEIHQLLADLAAKYPLVAVSNGNADIHRIGLGDYFVAAFHPGNGLRGKPYPDMFRAAYQRLGLTHPNQLLHVGDHPISDVHGALEFGAQAAWYVPSGHRLQTAWLPHLSIREVTALRDLL; encoded by the coding sequence GTGCAATATCACCGACGTATTGAACCTATTCATGCCATTAGTTTTGATTTAGACGACACGCTTTACGAGAACATTCCCGTAATGCAGCGAGCTGAGCAACATGTGGCCGATTTTATTGCGAAAGAATGGCCACAAACAGCGAGCTTTGATCGCGCGGCTTGGCGTCAGCTAAGAGATCAAGTCGCAGCCTCCGACCCCGTGCTGGCGAGCGACATGACCGCACTTCGCCTTGCGACTTTAGAGCAAGGGATGTCGCGATTCGGAGTCGATGACGTAAAGGTGGCAGCGCAAGCGGCAATGGATGAATTTCTTGTGGCTCGGAATCAAGTTGAGATTGCCCCTGAAATACATCAGTTATTGGCTGATTTAGCGGCAAAGTACCCATTAGTTGCAGTGAGTAATGGCAATGCAGATATTCACCGTATTGGCCTCGGCGACTATTTTGTGGCGGCGTTTCACCCTGGCAATGGGTTACGCGGAAAGCCCTACCCCGATATGTTTCGGGCGGCTTATCAACGACTCGGTTTAACGCACCCGAATCAACTGTTACATGTGGGTGACCACCCTATTAGTGATGTGCATGGTGCGCTTGAATTTGGAGCACAAGCGGCTTGGTATGTTCCCAGCGGCCATCGACTCCAAACGGCTTGGTTACCGCATCTCTCAATACGAGAGGTCACAGCGCTTCGCGATTTACTCTAA